The Clostridioides difficile genome has a segment encoding these proteins:
- a CDS encoding sigma 54-interacting transcriptional regulator — MKNDILRFINEKVLFNNFDELKKQSGIVTEDIVKKFNLSRTQSSRLLNDLVKSDNLIKINSRPVIFLPKNKINDAIGPTKKNIYESVDELSNECKLLRQEIVFNSIIGHESSLKEAIEQIKTAVLYPNDGLTIMLTGESGVGKTFLAKVIYKYSVSSNILQKNAPYNVLNCAQYYNNPELLSSILFGHVKGAYTGANESRVGLIEKSDGGILFLDEVHRLNSEGQEKLFTFMDTGTFSRIGENGVTRSAKVRLVFATTESLSEFLQTFLRRIPINIYVPNIEERGTIEKRKIIEHFIYEESKVLGLPIEITQITLNTILKIKFKGNIGECKNVIKYACGRAYAKNQKRNGNIFVTLQDLPRNIYIENVDIFQFQSTKSKSIVFSPKQFNIETSDEENQRNIIYQSLIKCLDYFNRLEKKEITKEIFSEKSSNLMIRLMDNLVFSNNDENKNVLMELIISIMQDIFRNLEVNNNIKYDGNNVLAFSSYLYLKDESYQLSDEYKTLQSKLLTYLKKENYKEYSIVNKVSTLIANRLDMYLNNVDIIIMIIFIKSTVIRMKSNKVNAMIIAHGYATASSMANVCNRMLGKNVFTAIDMPIDATIADVSNQMSRYLEGDRIKNGLVVLFDMGSLNLIYEDLKSKINSPMLFIDQMSTISALEVGNLLMQGKTIEDIAEIMDEEIKPNIQLYYPQKNREYAIVSSCFTGIGTAIKIQHLLSESLMGIVDVKIIPHDYDSLVSMGDKDPLFKMYDVLAIVGTANPNVNGVDFILLEDIISGKGEDDVFRIFSKVVESEKIKNINDSIIKNFSLIRVIDSLTILDSKKIIERIEEGINAIENNQKKKLPNDKKIALYVHLSCMIERLVRQAEIEEYTDMNLLIKNHHSEVKLIKNAFSVLEKSYSVQISISEIGYIYNIIYGPIQ, encoded by the coding sequence ATGAAGAATGATATTTTACGTTTTATAAATGAAAAGGTATTATTTAACAATTTTGATGAACTTAAAAAACAAAGTGGTATAGTAACAGAAGATATAGTAAAAAAGTTTAATTTAAGTAGAACTCAATCAAGTAGATTATTAAATGACTTGGTAAAGTCTGATAATCTTATAAAGATAAATAGTAGGCCTGTTATCTTTCTACCAAAAAATAAGATAAATGATGCAATAGGTCCTACGAAAAAAAATATTTACGAAAGTGTTGATGAACTTAGTAATGAGTGTAAATTGTTAAGGCAGGAGATTGTATTTAACAGTATTATAGGTCATGAAAGTAGCCTAAAAGAAGCAATAGAGCAAATAAAAACCGCTGTACTTTATCCAAATGATGGACTTACAATAATGCTAACAGGTGAAAGTGGTGTAGGTAAAACTTTTTTGGCAAAGGTAATATATAAATATAGTGTAAGTAGCAATATATTACAAAAAAATGCTCCATATAATGTACTAAACTGTGCACAGTATTATAATAATCCAGAGTTATTGTCAAGTATACTATTTGGACATGTCAAGGGGGCTTACACAGGAGCAAATGAATCTAGAGTTGGGTTAATAGAGAAATCTGATGGTGGTATATTATTTTTAGATGAGGTACATAGATTAAACAGTGAAGGTCAGGAAAAGTTATTTACATTTATGGATACAGGTACATTTTCTAGAATTGGAGAAAATGGCGTAACTAGAAGTGCTAAGGTAAGACTAGTATTTGCTACAACAGAAAGCTTATCTGAGTTTTTACAGACTTTTTTGAGAAGAATACCTATAAATATTTATGTTCCCAATATAGAGGAAAGAGGAACTATTGAAAAAAGGAAGATTATAGAACATTTTATATATGAAGAAAGTAAGGTACTTGGTTTACCCATAGAGATAACTCAAATTACATTAAATACGATTTTAAAGATAAAATTCAAAGGTAATATAGGTGAATGTAAAAACGTAATAAAATATGCATGTGGGAGGGCATATGCAAAAAACCAAAAAAGAAATGGAAATATCTTTGTTACACTTCAAGACCTTCCTAGAAATATTTATATAGAAAATGTAGATATATTTCAGTTCCAAAGTACTAAAAGCAAAAGTATTGTGTTTTCTCCTAAACAATTTAATATTGAGACATCAGATGAAGAAAATCAAAGAAATATAATATATCAAAGTCTTATAAAGTGTTTAGATTACTTTAATAGACTAGAAAAAAAAGAAATAACAAAAGAGATATTTAGTGAAAAGAGCTCCAACTTAATGATTAGATTAATGGATAACTTAGTTTTTTCAAATAATGATGAAAATAAAAATGTACTTATGGAACTTATAATATCTATAATGCAGGATATATTTAGAAACTTAGAAGTTAACAACAATATAAAATATGATGGGAATAATGTATTAGCATTTTCTTCATATCTTTATTTGAAGGATGAGTCTTATCAATTGTCTGATGAATATAAAACCTTACAAAGTAAATTACTAACATATTTAAAGAAAGAAAATTACAAAGAATACTCTATAGTAAATAAAGTATCGACATTAATAGCAAATAGATTGGATATGTATCTTAATAATGTAGATATAATTATAATGATTATATTTATTAAGTCGACAGTTATAAGAATGAAGTCTAATAAAGTTAATGCAATGATTATAGCACATGGGTATGCTACTGCTAGTAGTATGGCAAATGTATGTAATCGTATGTTGGGTAAAAATGTATTTACAGCTATAGATATGCCTATAGATGCGACAATTGCTGATGTATCAAATCAAATGTCTAGATACCTGGAAGGCGATAGGATAAAAAATGGACTAGTTGTGTTATTTGATATGGGCTCTCTTAATCTTATATATGAAGATTTAAAGAGTAAAATAAATAGTCCAATGTTGTTTATAGACCAAATGTCCACTATTTCTGCACTAGAGGTAGGCAATTTACTAATGCAAGGTAAAACCATTGAAGATATTGCAGAAATTATGGATGAAGAAATTAAACCTAATATACAATTGTATTATCCTCAAAAAAATAGGGAGTATGCTATAGTATCTTCTTGTTTTACTGGGATAGGTACTGCTATAAAAATCCAACATCTACTTTCAGAAAGTTTAATGGGTATAGTCGATGTTAAGATAATACCTCATGATTATGATAGTCTTGTTTCTATGGGAGATAAAGACCCACTTTTTAAAATGTATGATGTATTGGCTATAGTAGGAACTGCTAATCCAAATGTAAATGGAGTAGATTTCATACTGTTAGAGGATATAATATCAGGAAAAGGAGAAGATGATGTTTTTAGAATATTCAGTAAAGTAGTAGAAAGTGAAAAAATTAAAAACATAAATGATTCTATAATAAAGAATTTTTCCTTGATTAGAGTAATAGATAGTCTGACTATTTTAGATTCAAAAAAAATAATAGAAAGAATAGAAGAAGGAATCAATGCTATAGAAAATAATCAAAAGAAAAAACTTCCTAATGACAAAAAAATTGCTTTATATGTTCATTTAAGTTGCATGATTGAAAGATTAGTTAGACAAGCTGAGATTGAAGAGTATACTGATATGAATTTATTAATTAAAAACCATCACAGTGAAGTTAAACTAATAAAAAATGCATTTAGTGTGCTAGAAAAGAGTTATAGTGTGCAAATATCTATTTCAGAAATAGGATATATCTATAATATTATTTATGGTCCAATTCAGTAA